From Bufo gargarizans isolate SCDJY-AF-19 chromosome 10, ASM1485885v1, whole genome shotgun sequence, the proteins below share one genomic window:
- the MC1R gene encoding melanocyte-stimulating hormone receptor → MTSFASLQSDVNITNFTLQSALEVKPNETTIIHIEVHKGVFLFLCLLSLLENILVVVAIAKNHNLHSPMYYFICCLAASDMLVSISNLIETLILILLRHAVIEYNEPMVKMMDNVVDTMILCSLVTSLSFLGAIAVDRYVTIFYALRYHSIITQCRVVSAITGIWVASMACSITFIVFSDSHIVILCLIAFFISMLLLMLGLYIHMFVLARKHSHIIMAQQKGVRRGFSPHQAVAKLRGAITLTLLLGIFFLCWGPFFLHLTLIVSCPKHPICREYFKYFNITFVLMIFNSIIDPIIYAFRSRELRKTLKDIVLCCSQ, encoded by the coding sequence ATGACCTCCTTCGCCAGTCTACAGTCAGACGTCAATATCACCAACTTCACCCTGCAGAGTGCCTTAGAGGTGAAGCCTAATGAGACCACCATCATTCATATAGAGGTCCATAAGGGGGTCTTCTTGTTCCTGTGCCTGCTCAGCCTTCTGGAGAACATCTTGGTAGTCGTGGCTATTGCAAAAAACCACAACCTCCATTCTCCTATGTACTATTTTATCTGCTGCCTGGCTGCGTCCGACATGTTAGTCAGTATCAGCAACCTTATAGAAACTCTCATCCTGATCCTTCTCCGCCATGCCGTCATCGAGTATAATGAACCCATGGTCAAAATGATGGATAACGTTGTCGACACAATGATTCTCTGCTCCTTGGTGACGTCGCTCTCGTTCCTGGGGGCTATCGCGGTGGACCGCTACGTCACAATCTTCTACGCTTTGAGATACCATAGCATTATAACCCAATGTAGGGTGGTCAGCGCCATCACTGGGATCTGGGTGGCCAGCATGGCTTGCAGCATTACGTTCATAGTGTTTTCGGACAGCCACATTGTCATCTTGTGTCTTATTGCGTTCTTTATCTCCATGCTCCTCTTAATGCTGGGTCTCTACATCCACATGTTCGTTCTAGCAAGAAAACATTCCCATATCATTATGGCCCAGCAAAAAGGAGTGCGAAGAGGATTCTCTCCGCATCAAGCCGTCGCCAAACTCCGAGGAGCTATCACCCTGACTTTGCTGCTTGGCATCTTCTTTCTGTGCTGGGGACCCTTTTTCCTCCACCTCACCCTAATTGTGTCCTGTCCTAAGCACCCCATCTGCCGTGAATACTTCAAGTACTTCAACATTACCTTCGTCCTTATGATTTTTAACTCCATTATTGACCCTatcatctacgcgtttcgaagccGGGAGCTGAGAAAAACCCTGAAGGACATTGTGCTGTGTTGTTCCCAATGA